The genomic stretch gagaactcaGTGGTGTCGCTAGGGTACGCGTAACCcggtgcgggagctctttgcgtcacccACGCCCCCACTAACGGATACCAGGATGTCCGTAGCAGGCGATTCACGATGAATAATCATATTCCACCacactcacaaaaaaaaaagtggctcGCAGAAGGCTCCTCGTGTTAtttttggcgtcatcgtgcacagagaacgggaggaagcggcagtattggtgcggcgcgtcacccctttcgtcgcttcacccggtgcggaccgcactCCCCGCACCACCCTAGTGACCCCATTGCGAGAACTGCTGTGGGCTACAGTTCAGTGAATGGGTAATTGGAAAATGCAACAGCGCGCATCATCCCGCGCATGTACGGAACACTACAACCGGACCCGTTACGAATCTGCACGGCCACGATTGGTATACGCGCGCGTCTCCCGCTGTCTCATTGGATTCCAGCAACCTTTGCCTCCTGTGGATCCCGttccttgccgccaaagacagcTGCCTTTACATTGTATTTCTCTTCTAAACCGTAATGTTTTGTGAACTACATTTGTTTGAACTCTACGAATTTGCATGTGAGGGTCAGTTGTTTTTGCATCTTAGTGCCCCTGTAAGTAAACATGCACTTGGAGCACCCAGACTGCTCTTCTAGTTTGctgcgtttttttcttcttctttgttttgtcTTCTTACTTTTCAACCGTGTAAAGAAAGCACGCCTCGTCTCACTCCTTCGATACGTTGCGCGGAAAGAGTCGGGACTCCTGCCGTGATTATCTAGAATTGGCTAGAAAATGGagcctcccaagcagcaaaatgcaccagtcgagtgcaataggggtggacgtgtaggtgaaaggccttgaacagattcgtgaagCTGAAGAACATTGATATGACACATACAgtgcacccctattgcactcgaattTCAGTACATTGCACTGCTTAGGGCTTGAATGGTGCCCATCCGTAaccttcttttatcccgaaggCAATTCATTATCGGCTTGAAAGTAGGGTTCACTGTTAACGATACAAGTACATGCCAGCTGAGTCAGCTCTGAACACTTGTCGTATCATCTCGTAACAGCTTCATTGTTGGCGATACAACCCAAGCAAtgcagtgtactgaaagtccagtgcaatacgcgaggacgggtaggtggaaggccttgaacagactcgtgaaactcgagaacactgataagacacatactgtacacccctattgcactcgaatttcagtacattgtgctgcttgggaagtacGCAGCTGAGCTCTTAACACGTGTCGTGTCATCTCGTAACAGGCAGCAAGATAAGCAAGGTACCAGGGATAACTCAGTTCTTCGTATGCGTTCTTCTCGTGGCTGTCGTCATCTCGATCATCGTCATTGTTGTTCTTCTCTACCGATGGTTCTACCCAGAAAAGGGCATCCTATGCAACACAGGCGAATGCAGGCACGTCTTATCCGAAATCGAGCAGCTGCTGAGCACTAACATCGATCCTTGCGATGATTTCTATGGTTATGTCTGCGGCAAGTGGGCTAACAAACCCAACTCCGGTTTCCTTGACGACGTGATGACTATATACAACGAGACGTTGATAGACTCCATCTTTTCCCAACAGTCCCTGCAACGATCGAGACTTGGAAGGCACGTGTTTTCAGGAATCTACCGCAAGTGCGACGATTACATCAAGAGAGGTAAAGGTTCCTTCCAGGATGCCGTGGAAGATATAAGCAGATTAATTGACATTGACAAGTTACGAGAAGCCAGAGACGGGTCAGCTTTATTCGCCTATCTTACGGGCCTTGTTTTGAAGACTGGCGTTCATACCTTCTATACAATCGAGTTTCATCTAGTCGATAAGGTAACAGCAATGCACATCTGCCTCGGTCATTCTATCCAGCAAAAAATTTCGGCCGGGCACGATTTGTCTGTCATCAATGTCACCACCATATCGAATTTGACTCTCAGTTTTCTGAAGAGGACCGTATTCGGTCTCAACGTGACAAACGAAACAAATGCTGACGACCTATTCGACATCGACGAAGACGTCCATCAAAACTTGCTGAAGCCCGCCCTGTTGCCAGAAAAAAATACGTTTCAGGAACATAGACAGAGTGACTTTGATAAGAACTCTAGGCGACGTCATCAACAGGATTGTGCCTTCACAGCTTCGAGTAGGACCCGACGATGTGGTTTTGGTATCTGGGATTAATTCCATACAGAGTATCAACCTTGCCTTAAAGCGCCGACCGTTTCCAGAGCAGAAGTACTACTGCATCGTCAACCTGCTTGCCGAATTCCTTCGGTATAATATCTACAGGGAACATTTCCAGCACGACTACAAGCTCCACACAATGGTCTGTCTCAGCGCCACCAAGGCAGTCCTTATCAACACCTGGCAGTACTTGGTCGCCCAGTTGGCTGTGGAGTACAGCTACGCGGAGATAATGAGAGGCATGGCGGTTATGGCGAAAAATGCTATCGCCAACGGAAGAGAATTCGATATATTTGACAGTTCCTTGCAATCTAACGTCAAGAGTATATTAAGCGACATGAAGATAGCCGTGTACGACGGCCTGGGTTTACCGCATTCTGACATCGACTACAACTCGTGGAACTCGCAGGGAACGTTTTTTCAGTCTCTGATGGACGCGGCACGTTGCACACGGGCAATACTCTACAAGACGTTTTATAATCAGAACACTGACGTAGCGGCACAGTATCAGTACAACGCCACAATTGCGTACGCAGATCCCTTCTTGTATGTTCCGACGGCTTACCAGCGTAGTCCACTCTTGCACGCCGGCCAGGGGCTCCCCCTGTACATCAATTTGGTCTCTCTCGGTccgttggtggtggtggagatgcTGCGAGGAATTGCTGGACCCCTTCGAGACTCCGCGAGGGCGAGAAAACAGTTGGGTAACGCGATGTCTTGCACGAAGAAAGTCTGTTCGCTAATAGGCCTCGACTTGGAGAACTCCACAAAGTTGCAACCTTGGGACAGCgatgttgtgctgtggtattTCGCGTTTCGCATCCTCTATTTAGAAGTGCAGAACGCGGTAATGTCCCGGGGTAATGA from Ornithodoros turicata isolate Travis chromosome 4, ASM3712646v1, whole genome shotgun sequence encodes the following:
- the LOC135393338 gene encoding uncharacterized protein LOC135393338, translated to MDPAADKPAKKRKASAASKSSKASSGSRKSKSSKASTKSTDVHEKLADTVQGRKDTLTAAASHKSDLQSAASQKLQSNQTVEEIQRKMQKNQPEETSKLMQAEKRYERKLGERSKEDHTLSTGATRHPRDNTGEKEGRSKISKVPGITQFFVCVLLVAVVISIIVIVVLLYRWFYPEKGILCNTGECRHVLSEIEQLLSTNIDPCDDFYGYVCGKWANKPNSGFLDDVMTIYNETLIDSIFSQQSLQRSRLGRHVFSGIYRKCDDYIKRGKGSFQDAVEDISRLIDIDKLREARDGSALFAYLTGLVLKTGVHTFYTIEFHLVDKVTAMHICLGHSIQQKISAGHDLSVINVTTISNLTLSFLKRTVFGLNVTNETNADDLFDIDEDVHQNLLKPALLPEKNTFQEHRQSDFDKNSRRRHQQDCAFTASSRTRRCGFGIWD